From the genome of Leptotrichia sp. oral taxon 847:
GTAGCGGAAGGAAACCCAAAAACTATAGAAAATGCTTATTTAAAGTTTATGGCAGAAAAACAAGATCAAAATAATATAAAAAAGCTTACAGATGCAGAAAAAAACAAAAAAAAGATAACTTATTTAGGTGAAAATAGTGGTAATGGAGATATAATTTTTACTAACTATAAATTATTGGATGAAAAAAATGTAGATAGACGATCATTTTATATTGGTCAGAAAATAAGTTTGAAACTTGAATATTATTCAAATATAGCGCCAGAAAAAATAGAAGTAAACATTGGATTTGAAATATTAACTAAAGATGGAAGGCTGATATATTCGTCAAATATGAAACAAGATAATTATAATATGGAGAAATTGAGATTTAAATCAAAAGGGATAATAGAATTAATATTTGATGATTTAAAATTATTACCAGGAGATTATAAAATAGGAATAAATTTAACAAATATAAACAGTACTGTTTGTTATGATTGTTATAAAGAAATAACAGAGTTTAAAATATATGGAGTTTCAAAAGGGGCAGGAATTGTTGATATTTCTCATAGCTATAAAATTGATGGAGAAAATATAAATAAATTTTAGATAAATTAAATTTTAGGAGGAATTTATGATAATATTAGCTCATAGAGGATATTGGAAAAAATTATCCGAAAGAAACACAGAAGAAGCCTTAAAAAAAGCATTTTCAAAAGGTTATGGAATCGAATCAGATATTCGTGATTACGATGGGAAATTAGTTATATCTCATGATCCAGCAAACAAAAATTGCATGGCTGCAGAGGAACTTTTTAAAGAACTTACAAAATACGATAATAAACTTTGTTTTGCCATAAATATAAAAGCGGACGGATTAGGAGAAGAATTGTCAAAACTTTTGAAGGAAAATAATATAACAAATTATTTTTGTTTTGATATGTCTGTACCACAAATGATATATTATTGTGAGAATAATTTTAATGTCTTTGCTAGACAAAGTGAATATGAATCTGAGCCTTTATTATTGTATAAAGAGTCTCAGGGTGTCTGGATAGATGCTTTTTATGACGACAGCTGGATAACAGAAGAATTGATTTCAAAACATATAAAAAATGGTAAAAAAATATGTTTAGTATCTCCAGAACTGCATTCACAATCACATTTAGATTTTTGGAAAAAATTAAAAAATTTCAATTTAGATTATTCAAAAATTATGTTGTGTACAGATGTACCTGATGAAGCAAATGAATTCTTTAATAAGGAGATGACTAAATAATGATAAAAGCTATTATTTTTGATATGGATGGGGTTCTTATAGAAGCAAAAGATTGGCATTATGAAGCTTTAAATAAGGCTTTATCTCTTTTCGGATATGAAATAAGTAGGTATGATCATTTAGTTACTTACGATGGTTTACCAACATCAAAGAAACTTGAAATGCTGAGTATGGAAAGAGGATTGCCAAGAAAATTACATAAATTTATAAATGAATTAAAACAACAATATACTGTAGATAAAATTTTTACAGATTGTTTTCCTATGTTTCATCATGAATATGCTTTGGCAAAACTAAAAAGTGAAGGATATAAATTAGCTGTTGGATCTAATTCGATAAGAAATACAATAGATTTGATGATGCAAAAAAGTAATTTAAAAGAATATTTGGATTTCTTTTTGAGCAATCAAGATGTTAAGAAAGGAAAACCAGATCCTGAAATTTATAATAAAGCAATAGAAAGATTAGGATTAAGTCCAAAAGAATGTATGATTGTAGAAGATAATTTTAATGGAATTGCTGCGGCAAAAGCATCAGGAGCTCATGTGATGGAAGTTGAAACAGTTTATGATGTAAATTATGAAAATATAAAAGCACATATAAAAAAAGCGGAAGAGGGGGTAATATAAATGAAAATAATAGTTCCTATGGGTGGAGATAACGAAAGTATTACAACACAATATATGCGTTCATTATATGAAATAGAAAAGAAAACAGTATTACAACATGTTTATGAACATCTATCCAAAATAGACAATGCGGAGTTTATATTTATTGTAAAAAGAGAAGATGTTTCAAAATATCATATAGATGATATGATAAAATTATTAGTACCGAATGTTAGAGTAATTATAGCGGAAAGAGATACAAAAGGCTCAATTTGTACTTGTTTATTAGCTATTGATAGTCTTGATGATGAAGAATCTCTAATTATAGTTGGTGCTGATCAAGTGTTAAACATTAACTTGAATGAAGTTGTAAATAATTTTATTAAAAATGATTACGATGCCGGAACAATTATTTTTGAAGATATTCACCCAAAATGGTCTTATGTAAAATTAGATGAAAGTGGACTTGTCATACAGGCTGCAGAAAAAAGACCGATAAGTAAAAATGCAACTACAGGATTTTATTATTATAAAAAAGCAAAAGATTTTCTTGATTCAGCGACATTGATGATAAAAAAAGGAGCAAGTGTAAATGGGGTTTATTATGTTGCACCTTCCTTGAATGAAATGGTTTTAAAACAGAAAAAAATAGGTACTTATAGAGTTGATAAGTCAAATTACTTTAATTTGAAAAAACAAAGCGGAAGAGAAGAGTATGAAAATTACTTAAAAGGAGTAAAATAATGAAAGTGTCACACATTAGTAAAATGAAAGGTGGATGGTTTGTAGGAAATTTTGAACCGACACTTTATAAAACAAATGATGCTGAAGTCGCAGTAAAAGAGTATAAAACAGGAGATTATGGGGTAAGACATTATCATAAAATAGCAACAGAATTAACTGTTATAGTCAGAGGTACTGTTAAAATGAATGATATTGAGTACAACGAAGGAAGTATTATAATTATGGAACCAGGTGAAAAAACGGACTTTTTAGCGGTGACAGATACAATAACTGTCGTTGTAAAACTTCCAGGTGCAAATAATGATAAATATATTGATAAAGGAGAGTAAAAGAATGTTAAATATAGTAGTTCCTATGGCAGGAAGAGGAAGTAGATTTGCAAATGCAGGATATAAATTACCAAAACCATTAATAATGGTTCATGATAAACCAATGATACAATATGTTACAAATAATATAAGACCAAAAAAAGAACATAGATTTATATATCTTTGTTTACAAGAACATATCGAAAAATATGATTTAATAAACAAATTGGAAGAAATTTCACCAAATTGTATTATCGTTCCTGTTGACAGAGTAACAGAAGGAGCAGCTTGTACTGTTTTGTTGGCAGAAAAATATATAAATAATGATGATGAGATGATGATAGCAAATTCGGATCAATATGTAGATATTGATATAAATGATTATATCAAAGCTCAAGAGGGATATGATGGGCTTATCATGACAATGAAAGCTGATGATCCAAAATGGTCATTTATAAAATATGATGAAAATAATTTGGTAACAGATGTTCAAGAAAAAGTGGTAATATCTGATGAGGCTACAGTTGGAATATATAATTTTGCTAAAGGATCAGATTTTGTGAAATATGCAAAACAAATGATAGAAAAAGAAATTCGTGTAAATGGTGAGTATTATGTAGCTCCAGTATATAATGAAATGATAAAAGATAAAAAGAGAATAACATTTTATAATATAGGAAGCGAAAATAACGGAATGTATGGTTTGGGAATTCCAGCAGATTTAAATAAATTTTTAGAAAACCCAATTTCAAGAAAAATAGATTGAGGAGAGTATAATTAATGAATGAAGAATATTTATTAAATTTAGCGCAGGAATCTAATAACAAACAAGCTTGGATTGGTACAAGACCCCCATTTAATATGGAGGTGGTAGATTTATTAAATTGTACTAATTTTAGACTAACAACAGAATATCACCAGAAATATGATGTAGTGTGGTTATATGAACATATGCTCAGCGATTTGAAATATAATGGTTGGAAGATTATTTTGGATGAAATTATTAGAATGATTTCACAAAAAGGGAAAATTGTTATAAGAAGTTGTGAAACAGAACAAATGACAATAGTGAAAATAAAAAGTTATTTTTATAGAAGATATGGACTTAATGTGTTCTTAGAATTTGAAAGTTTTAATAAAGAAAGTATGATATGGACAATAGTTTTAAATGTACAAAGAGAAAATTTTGAGCTATATAAAGATAGTAGCTGGACATTTGCTATGTTAACAAGTGGGAAAAAAGAAGAAAATGTCTTAAAATTTATAAAATCTATAAGAAATTCAGAAGAGGGATTAAAACACGAGATTATTATTGCAGGCCCAAGAAGTAAAAACTATGATATTTATAATGTAAAATATTTAGATTTGTCTGATTTTAGAGATGAGCAATATGCTGAAATAAGCAGAAAAAAAAATGCAATAGCTAATATTGCAACAAAAGCAAATATTTTGATAGCACATGATAGATATGTTCTTAGCGATTCATTTTTTTCAGGGTTTAAAAATTTTGGTTATGATTTTGATTTTCTTACAATAAAGCAGTATTATGAATCAGGAAAAGAATTTCCCGCTTATTGTTGTAGAGCAAGTTCCGATTTGATATGGGCGACTCCTTTTAAAGTTGATAATTACAATCAGTGTTATGAAAGTCAGTATATAAATGGTGGATTAATGATATTTAAAACTAATACTTTAAAAAATATAAAATTTAATGATTTACTTATGTGGAATCAAATGGAAGATGTAGAAATTTGCAAAGAATTTATGAAATGTGGAATAGTTCCTAGAATGAATTATTTTTCTGCTGCAAAAACATTGGGAATTAGTGAAAAATATACAGGAACTTTTAAGAAAGTTCCTAGAAATTTGGAATTAATCGTTAATCCTGTGAATATGGAATTAGAAGATTATGATGAAAAAAATAATTATATTTATTCTTTTATTGCTAAAATATTACCTAAAAAGTTCAAGAGTAGTAAATTTTATTTAAAAATTAGAAAAAAACTTATAGGAAGATAAAGAGGGTTGGAGGATATAATTAAATGAAAAAGGTAGCATTTTTAGTGGAACCTAATTTTAAAAAATTGCATTATGGAGTGAGAAATTATTTTTCTACAATTAAAGAAATTCTTTCAGAGAAATTTGAAGTAGAGTATATTACATATATTATTTTTGAAAGTGAAGTTTTGTGGTATAAATTGAATTTTCAAGATATTGAAACTGGAGAAAAAAAGAAGACAAGTATATTAAAATTGATAAAAATATAAAAAAATTTAATTATTTCAAATATTTGAGATTTGAAAAAAAACTTGTTAAACAAAAAGATATTTTTGATTGCTATTTTCAGTTTTTAGGAACTTCTTTAAAGAATCAGAATTACGATATATGTATTATTACAAATCCTTGGTTATTAAAAAAAAATTGTAAAATAGAGGCAAAAAAGATTTATGGATTTGTATATGATTTTATTGCAAATTTGTTTGTATTAACAAAAGAAGAAAAGCCTTTTGACTGGTCAAATAAACATAGAATAGGTTATGAAGTCTATAATAAAATCTGTGATTGTATAATTGCAGATTCTGAAATAATATGTAAACAATATAAAAAAATATATCCAGAAGTTAGTGATAAAGTTTTTTATTTAAAGCCTTTCCCTCCAATATATTATAAAAACGTTAAATATACAACAGAAAAAAAAGAAAATTCGATAATTCTTGCTGCACCTTTTGATAGTAGAAAAGGATTGTATAATATGCCAGAATTGATTAATTCAATTGCTTCAAAATTAGATTATTTGTATATTTTTGGTAAACCACGATGTACAATTGATGAATTTAATGATTTTTTTTCTGGATTGAACGTAAAAAAAATTGTATATTATCCTTCTGTTTCAAATGAAAAATTAATTGAATTGTATAAAAAATGTAAATTTTTATTATTCCCATCTTTGGAAGAAGGACTAGGATTGCCTCTTATTGAAGCTCAAATTTGTGGATGTAGAGTGGTTACAACAAATAAAAAACCGATGAATACATTAGGGGTTAATGGATATTTATATTTAAATATTAATGATGATGCTGCAAATAAAAAAGATAAAAAAATAAACAAACAGAAAAAAATTCAATGAAATTGAAATAAAAGAAATAAATGAAATTCTATTAGATAATGATTTTGATTTTAAGAATTTAAGTAAATTGTCGTGGGAAAGATTTTCGTTTCAAAAAATATTGGATTTTTTTAGTGAATAGGAGGAGTTTTTCTTGAAGGTTATACAAAAATTTTTTATTTTTTCATTTTTGACTGTTATATTTGTAGTTGGAATTTTTTTTATGTTAAATATAAATATCCAAATACCATTGTATAAAGTTGCAGATAAATATTCGAAGCCTGATGTAAAATGGAAAAAATTTTATATGGAAAATATCAAACAGAATATGAAAATTGGTTTTCTGAAAATGTTTCTTTTAGAAGTTTTGGATTAAAGGGAATGAATCAAATATTATATGCTTTTGATAGTTTAAGTGATATAGATAGAGGAAAAAGTAATGTTTTATTTTATAAAGATTGGACAAAAAGGTTTTTTATAAATGAAGAATTTGATAATTTTATAGGAAAAAAAGGGAATTTGGATAAGTATATTGAAAATATTGAATATATTAATAAATATTTTAATTCTCATAATAAAAAATTAATTTATCTTATCACGCCTAATAAAGCAGAGGTGTATGAAGAAAAACTGCCATTACGTTATAAAATAATAGATAAACTAATTTCAGAAAATGAAAAAACAAAAATAAGAAGAGAAATTTCGAATAAACTGAAAGAAAAAAATATTTTAAATATAGATTTTACACCTCAGATTGAACATTTAAAAGATAAAGGTGTAAAAGTTTTTCCGAAAACAGGAGTTCATTGGAATGGAATATCTGCTTCTGAAGCAATTAGAGAAACAGTAGATAAACTAAATACAGAAGGAACTCAAATTCCAAAAATAGAAGGTACAAGGATAGTAAAATTAAAAACTCCTTTTCGTCAAGAAGAACTTGACGGGAAAAATTTAATGAATGTTTATTTTTCTAAATTTGATTCAAAATATTTTGATGTAAAGTTAATTACTGAAAAAAAAGAAAAAAAAATAAACGTTTTCTCAATATCTACTAGTTTTTCTCAAGCGTTAGTAGATACATTAAATTATGATATGCCATTTAAAAAATATAAAAGATATTTTTATAATACTTATTTTTCTGTACTTGAATACAAAAATGGAAAAAATACATTATCTGATATGAATATGGGGAATATGAAAAATTCGGATTACGAAGATATAGTAAAGAATTACGATATTCTAATAATTGAGCATACAAGTATTCAACTTCCAGAATCCCATATTGAATTTGTAAATAATTTTTCTAATTATTTAAGAAATTTAGAAAATAAAAAAGTTTTTACAGAAAACAAGAATATACACAAAGGAGGGAATTAGATAATGGTATTTACATCATCAATATTTCTATTTTTATTTTTACCAATAACATTATTTGGCTATTATTTTATTAATCCAAAGTTTAAAAATGGGTGGTTATTTTTAATGTCATTAATTTTTTATTCTTGGAGTGGTATTTATTATGCATTATTATTTTTATTTTCGGCATATGTAAATTATTTATTTGGTCTTTGGATGAGTAAAAATAATGAAACAAAAACTAGAAAATTAATATTAAGTTGTTCATTAATTTGGAATTTAGGATTATTATTTTTCTTTAAATATTTTTCTTTTGTATTAGTTAATTTTGAAAAAATTGTAAAAGTTTTTATTCCAACTTTTGTAATAGAAATTCCTAAAATTACATTGCCAGTAGGAATATCATTTTTTACATTTCAAATAATGTCCTATATAATCGATTTATATAGAAACCAAATTCAAGTTCAAAGAAAATTTACTAATTTAGGATTGTATATAATGTTATTTCCACAGTTAATAGCAGGACCTATTGTAAGATACATTGACGTAGAAAAAGAAATCAATGATAGAAAAGTTAGTATAGATTTATTTGATGAGGGAATTCGAAGATTTATATTAGGATTTTCAAAAAAAATATTAATTGCGAACACAATGGGCGCTTGGGCAGATATAGTTTTTAATACGCCATGGGATAAAATGAGTTCTCCAATGGCTTGGTTAGGAGTTTTTGGGTATTCAATGCAGATTTTTTTTGATTTTTCAGCGTATTCAGATATGGCAATAGGATTAGGAAAAATGTTAGGATTTAATTTTTTAGAAAATTTTAATTATCCTTATTGTTCAACAAGTATACAAGAATTTTGGCGAAGATGGCATATGTCATTGTCGCAATGGTTTAGAGATTATTTATATATACCACTTGGAGGAAATAGAAAAGGGGAAAAAAGAACATATATAAACTTAGTAATAGTATTTTTTTGTACTGGATTATGGCATGGTGCCTCTTGGAATTTCGTGATTTGGGGATTATTTCATGTTTTTTTTATAATTTTGGAGAGAATAAAATTAAAAAAAACATTGGAAAGAGTACCTAAAATATTACAACGTGTTTATTTATTATTAGTAATTAGTATAAGTTGGGTTTTTTTTCGTTCTGATAATGTTTTAAATGCAATTATTTATATAAAAAGGTTATTTTTCTTTAAATTTGATCATTTAGAATATTTTATCATTGAGTTAGAAAATTGGAAGCTATTCATAGCACTACTTGCAATATTATTTTCAACACCATTAATTCCAAAAATAGAAAAATATTTATTAAAAAAGTTAAAATCTGAAAACTTAAGAATAATTCATGAAATAATAGTTCGATGTGGTTATATAATAATATTTATTATAGCAATATGTTTCATGTTTGGAGAAAATTTTAATCCATTTATTTATTTTAGATTTTAAAAATAGGTTATGAATGTGAAAGGGATTATATATTATGAGAGAATTTAAAGCATTGGAAAGTTTAAGATTTTTTGCAGCGATTTTAGTTGCGTTGGTACATATTTTTGGCGTTTACGGTAAAGGAAATTTGATTCCTTACTCTTTTGTTTTATCTGTTGACTTCTTTTTTGTTTTGAGTGGATTTGTTATAACATATAAAAATTCAAAAATTAAAAACAGTTTGGATTACACAAAAAAGTTTTTATATGGAAGGGTAATTAGACTTTTGGTTCCGTACATGTTAATTATTGTATTCTATTATATTGTATTATATAGAATACTTTTTGGACGTCATATCACATTAATTCAAGGGTTCGTAGAGTTTTTTATGTTACAAATTATGGGATTGAATATAGACAATACTGCTAATTTAAGTGTTTTGACTACAGCATTAATTGCATGGGCTGTTGGATTAGAATTGTATATAGGAAGTTTTTATTTTCCTGCTATTCATTGGATTAAGAATAAAAGTAGAGTTTTGTTGTTTCTTTTTTGTATAGCACTATTTATAGTTTCTTTAAGTATTATTACACATAATTCTGATAGATTTTTAGATGTTCATTACCAAGAATGGCATGGGATCCCGCTGGGGATTTTCAGAATACTAATTTCTTATAGTGTTGGAACTGTATCGGCATTGGTTTATGATAAAATAAAAGAAATTAAATTCAAGTATAACGAAAATCTGCTTTATAGCGGTTTAGAAATAATAATATTTTTAATATTACTTAGATATTATGGTAGAGTAGATTATTATAGAGGAAATGAATATTTATTTCCTATAATTGCAGGATTAATGATTATAGTATTTGCACAAGAAAAAGGGATTTTATCAAACCTTTTAAATAAAATATATTATTTGGGATTATTAAGTTATTCAATATATTTATTACATCCTATTTATATTCGTATATTTCAATATTTTAATCTAAAATTTGATATCTATTTAATTATTATTTATTTAGTGTGTATTATAGTGGGTTCTTCTTTATTTTATAAAAATATAGAAAAATTTATAATAAAATGGAAATACGATGTAAAAAATAAATGTTAAAATCATGAGCATTAAACATTTTGTATTCAACAAAAAAGAACAATAAATCAATAGCAGCATAATGACAACTACAAATAAGTAACTGTGATTAAAAGTATTTTATTTCTCCAAATTTATATTTTGTAATTCTGTAATATGAATAGATTTTTTTCTTCAAAAATAGTATAATAAATTACAATAGAAAAAAAGGCTGGAGGTTTATTCATGGAGGATAAATTGAAAAGAGGATTACCAATAGGCACTGAAGATTTTGGAGAAATTATTGAACAAGGAAGTTTTTATGTTGATAAAACTGCATTTATAGAAGAAATATTGAAAGATAATGCTAAAGTAAAGTTATTTACACGTCCTAGAAGATTTGGTAAGACATTAACGCTATCTATGTTAAGATATTTTTTTGATATAGAAAATAAAAATAGGAATAGAGAACTCTTTTCTGAATTATATATTTCAAATAGTGAATATATAAAATATCAGGGGCAATATCCTGTGATTTTTGTTACATTTAAAGATTTGAAGGAAGATACATGGGAAGAGTGTCTTAAAAGTGTGAAATCGTTAATTTCAGATTTGTATGATAAGTATAGTTTTATACGAAAAAATCTGGATGACAGGAATAAAAAGAAATTTGATAAAATATTTTATGAAGAAGATGGAAATTATGAGAAAGGATTATTAGATATTTCGAAATATTTATATCGATATTATGGTAAAAGAGTAATTCTTTTGATAGATGAGTATGATACTCCTCTTATAAATGCCTATGAGAAAGGATTTTATGACAAGGCAATAACTTTTTTTAGTACGCTTTATAGTTCGGTATTAAAGACAAATGATTATCTTCAAACTGGAGTTCTTACTGGGATACTTAAAGTTGTAAAAGAAGGAATATTTTCTGGACTTAACAATATCGAAGTTTATACAGTTTTTGATGAACACTATTCCAGTTTTTTTGGATTTACTGAAAAAGAGGTGGAGAAAACTGTCAAGGAATATGGATTGGCAGATGAGATTGCGAAAGTTAAGAAGTGGTATGATGGGTATAAGTTCGGAAATTCAGAGATTTATAATCCTTGGAGCATATTAAAATATTTAAAAAGAGGAAAAACAGAGTCATACTGGATAAATACAGCTTCCGATCTTACAATATTAAGACTTTTAAAACAGGCAAATGATTCTATGTTTGAAGGGCTATTAAATATTTTTAATGGAGAAAATTCAGTGCAGCAAATAGATGTGTCTTCTGAAATGAATAGTATGCAAGATTCTCAAGAAATATGGCGACTAATGTTATTTAGTGGATATTTAACTGTTGATAAAAAGATAGACGAGAAGACATATTCTCTAAAATTGCCAAATTATGAAGTTAAGTCATTTTTTAAAGAAAAATTTTTGGATTATAACTATAAAGAAAATAAAGGCTTATTTAAAAAGATGATAAACGCGTTATTATTAAAAGACATTACTAAATATGAAGAAATTTTACGGAAAATATTACTAAATTCTATGAGCTATCACGATGGTGCAAAAGAAGAAAAATTTTATCATAACCTGATTTTAGGAATGCTTCTGTATCTTGATGATAAATATAGTATAAAATCGAACATAGAAGAAGGATATGGAAGAACAGATGTATTAATGTTTCCTCTAAACAAAAAATTAAACCCAGGATTTATATTTGAATTTAAGGTATCTGAAAAAGGCGATGATGAATCAATGGAAAAAGCAGTAAATGAAGCATTAAATCAAATAAAAGATAAAGAATATGAAGTAGAGATGCAACAACATAAAGTAAAGGATATATTAAATTTAGGAATAGCTTTTAATGGTAAAAAAGTAAAAGTAAAATTGGGATAAAATAAAAATTTTTAGTAGTTATTAAGTTCGTTATGATTTTTTATTAATAAAATTCAGGAGATTTTATGAGCAGAAAAACAATAGTTTTATCAGGAATAAATTTCAGCGAAGGCGGTCCTTTAACAATTTACAAGGAATGTCTTAGATGTGTGGAAGAATATCTTTTAAAGGATTATGAAATAATAGCTCTTGTGCATAATAAAGAACTTTTTTCTGAATTTGATTCTAGGATAAGATTTATTGAATTTAAGGATTCTAAAAAAAGTTATCTTAAAAGAATATACTATGAGTACATTTATTTTAAAAAGTTGTCAAAAAAATTTAAGCCATATCTATGGTTTTCTTTACACGATATGACGCCAAATGTAACAGCAGATAAAAGAGTGGTATATTGTCATAATCCAATGATGTTTTATAATATGACAAAAGAAGAGAGAAAAAAATCATTTAAATTATTTCTTTTTTCAAAATTTTATAAGTATATCTATAAAATAAATATAAAAAAAAATAATTATGTTATTGTACAACAGGATTGGATACGAGAGGAATTTAAAAAAGCTTTTAAAATAAAAAATGTTATTGTGGCACAT
Proteins encoded in this window:
- a CDS encoding glycosyltransferase family 2 protein, producing MLNIVVPMAGRGSRFANAGYKLPKPLIMVHDKPMIQYVTNNIRPKKEHRFIYLCLQEHIEKYDLINKLEEISPNCIIVPVDRVTEGAACTVLLAEKYINNDDEMMIANSDQYVDIDINDYIKAQEGYDGLIMTMKADDPKWSFIKYDENNLVTDVQEKVVISDEATVGIYNFAKGSDFVKYAKQMIEKEIRVNGEYYVAPVYNEMIKDKKRITFYNIGSENNGMYGLGIPADLNKFLENPISRKID
- a CDS encoding alginate O-acetyltransferase AlgX-related protein — encoded protein: MEKILYGKYQTEYENWFSENVSFRSFGLKGMNQILYAFDSLSDIDRGKSNVLFYKDWTKRFFINEEFDNFIGKKGNLDKYIENIEYINKYFNSHNKKLIYLITPNKAEVYEEKLPLRYKIIDKLISENEKTKIRREISNKLKEKNILNIDFTPQIEHLKDKGVKVFPKTGVHWNGISASEAIRETVDKLNTEGTQIPKIEGTRIVKLKTPFRQEELDGKNLMNVYFSKFDSKYFDVKLITEKKEKKINVFSISTSFSQALVDTLNYDMPFKKYKRYFYNTYFSVLEYKNGKNTLSDMNMGNMKNSDYEDIVKNYDILIIEHTSIQLPESHIEFVNNFSNYLRNLENKKVFTENKNIHKGGN
- a CDS encoding acyltransferase family protein → MREFKALESLRFFAAILVALVHIFGVYGKGNLIPYSFVLSVDFFFVLSGFVITYKNSKIKNSLDYTKKFLYGRVIRLLVPYMLIIVFYYIVLYRILFGRHITLIQGFVEFFMLQIMGLNIDNTANLSVLTTALIAWAVGLELYIGSFYFPAIHWIKNKSRVLLFLFCIALFIVSLSIITHNSDRFLDVHYQEWHGIPLGIFRILISYSVGTVSALVYDKIKEIKFKYNENLLYSGLEIIIFLILLRYYGRVDYYRGNEYLFPIIAGLMIIVFAQEKGILSNLLNKIYYLGLLSYSIYLLHPIYIRIFQYFNLKFDIYLIIIYLVCIIVGSSLFYKNIEKFIIKWKYDVKNKC
- a CDS encoding MBOAT family O-acyltransferase produces the protein MVFTSSIFLFLFLPITLFGYYFINPKFKNGWLFLMSLIFYSWSGIYYALLFLFSAYVNYLFGLWMSKNNETKTRKLILSCSLIWNLGLLFFFKYFSFVLVNFEKIVKVFIPTFVIEIPKITLPVGISFFTFQIMSYIIDLYRNQIQVQRKFTNLGLYIMLFPQLIAGPIVRYIDVEKEINDRKVSIDLFDEGIRRFILGFSKKILIANTMGAWADIVFNTPWDKMSSPMAWLGVFGYSMQIFFDFSAYSDMAIGLGKMLGFNFLENFNYPYCSTSIQEFWRRWHMSLSQWFRDYLYIPLGGNRKGEKRTYINLVIVFFCTGLWHGASWNFVIWGLFHVFFIILERIKLKKTLERVPKILQRVYLLLVISISWVFFRSDNVLNAIIYIKRLFFFKFDHLEYFIIELENWKLFIALLAILFSTPLIPKIEKYLLKKLKSENLRIIHEIIVRCGYIIIFIIAICFMFGENFNPFIYFRF
- a CDS encoding AAA family ATPase — translated: MEDKLKRGLPIGTEDFGEIIEQGSFYVDKTAFIEEILKDNAKVKLFTRPRRFGKTLTLSMLRYFFDIENKNRNRELFSELYISNSEYIKYQGQYPVIFVTFKDLKEDTWEECLKSVKSLISDLYDKYSFIRKNLDDRNKKKFDKIFYEEDGNYEKGLLDISKYLYRYYGKRVILLIDEYDTPLINAYEKGFYDKAITFFSTLYSSVLKTNDYLQTGVLTGILKVVKEGIFSGLNNIEVYTVFDEHYSSFFGFTEKEVEKTVKEYGLADEIAKVKKWYDGYKFGNSEIYNPWSILKYLKRGKTESYWINTASDLTILRLLKQANDSMFEGLLNIFNGENSVQQIDVSSEMNSMQDSQEIWRLMLFSGYLTVDKKIDEKTYSLKLPNYEVKSFFKEKFLDYNYKENKGLFKKMINALLLKDITKYEEILRKILLNSMSYHDGAKEEKFYHNLILGMLLYLDDKYSIKSNIEEGYGRTDVLMFPLNKKLNPGFIFEFKVSEKGDDESMEKAVNEALNQIKDKEYEVEMQQHKVKDILNLGIAFNGKKVKVKLG
- a CDS encoding glycosyltransferase family 2 protein, which translates into the protein MKIIVPMGGDNESITTQYMRSLYEIEKKTVLQHVYEHLSKIDNAEFIFIVKREDVSKYHIDDMIKLLVPNVRVIIAERDTKGSICTCLLAIDSLDDEESLIIVGADQVLNINLNEVVNNFIKNDYDAGTIIFEDIHPKWSYVKLDESGLVIQAAEKRPISKNATTGFYYYKKAKDFLDSATLMIKKGASVNGVYYVAPSLNEMVLKQKKIGTYRVDKSNYFNLKKQSGREEYENYLKGVK
- a CDS encoding HAD family hydrolase, producing MIKAIIFDMDGVLIEAKDWHYEALNKALSLFGYEISRYDHLVTYDGLPTSKKLEMLSMERGLPRKLHKFINELKQQYTVDKIFTDCFPMFHHEYALAKLKSEGYKLAVGSNSIRNTIDLMMQKSNLKEYLDFFLSNQDVKKGKPDPEIYNKAIERLGLSPKECMIVEDNFNGIAAAKASGAHVMEVETVYDVNYENIKAHIKKAEEGVI
- a CDS encoding glycosyltransferase; the encoded protein is MRFEKKLVKQKDIFDCYFQFLGTSLKNQNYDICIITNPWLLKKNCKIEAKKIYGFVYDFIANLFVLTKEEKPFDWSNKHRIGYEVYNKICDCIIADSEIICKQYKKIYPEVSDKVFYLKPFPPIYYKNVKYTTEKKENSIILAAPFDSRKGLYNMPELINSIASKLDYLYIFGKPRCTIDEFNDFFSGLNVKKIVYYPSVSNEKLIELYKKCKFLLFPSLEEGLGLPLIEAQICGCRVVTTNKKPMNTLGVNGYLYLNINDDAANKKDKKINKQKKIQ